In a single window of the Streptomyces sp. NBC_00091 genome:
- a CDS encoding type I polyketide synthase has translation MTDTPAAADNSAKIRDYLKRVTAELVSTRDRLRTVEESAREPIAIVAMSCRLPGGVRTPEALWQLLESGTDAVGGLPTDRGWDLDALYDPDPDAPGTSYAREGGFLHDCADFDPEFFGISPREALAMDPQQRLLLETSWEAFERAGLTQEAVRDSRTGVYAGVMYDDYGARVPHTPGVAAPEGLEGYLVNGSAGSVASGRVSYTFGLRGPAVTVDTACSSSLVAVHLAAQALRAGECDLALAGGATVLSTPTMLIDFSRQRGLAADGRCKAFSDEADGTGFGEGAGMLLLQRLSDARREGRTVLAVLRGSAVNQDGGGAGLTAPNGPAQQRVIRAALDSAGLTADQVDAVEAHGTGTRLGDPIEAGALLATYGRARTGDAPLLLGSLKSNIGHAQAAAGVAGVIKTVLALRHGVLPKTLHAATPSSRVDWSDGAVALLTERTPWPERSDGPRRAGVSAFGASGTNAHVILEAADPAGGAGSTGADGRPGEDPAAAPGTPAGAPAGSAAPAGPDGSAAPVDPDGSAAPAGPDGAAAPAGRPAAPAVVAWAVSARTPGALRDQARRLADHLRAHPADPAAVASALAHGRTAFAERAVVLGEDPDTLLRALTSLAEDERPDTGHVVTGRAATEDRRTAFLFTGQGSQRPGTGRELYASEPVFAAALDEICAAFDPHLPRPLRTVLFAEPGTDDAALLDRTQYTQPALFALEAALYALVTDRGIRPDAVAGHSVGELTAAYAAGVFSLPDAARLVAARGRLMGELPGGGAMAALQAGEEEVREQLAGREGRIDLAAVNGPQAVVVAGDSADVDELVEHWKSLGRAAKRLTVSHAFHSPHMDGMLTQFEEIARGLEYHPPRIPVMSNLTGQLATGEALRTADHWVRHARRPVRFLDGVRALRAEGIDTFLEIGPDAVLTAMTRTILDHDEATDEAAAEAAAETAVGTAAGTVTVPVLRRAAPEPQAFARAMATAFVHGVPARLAPPADGPASQTAALPTYAFQRSRYWLDAPAHQAPLASAGLDTAAHPLLAARVELPDAQGTVWTATLSTATHPWLAAHTIAGRAVVPGTALLELALTAAAGSGIAELTFENPLVLPDAAPVRLRVHLGAADTDGTRPVRIHSAPAGQDAGADWTPHATGRTAIAPPGAPADADLEGLTGGVWPPEGAEPVAVDGEYERFAAAGIGYGPAFQGLRAAWRRGADVFAYAALRPEEGAEAAGYGLHPALLDAALHAVTATRPDAHGLVPFSWTGAALHAHGADALRVRISPAGPDAYTVTATDPEGRPVLTAGSLALRRVATDRIAAAATGRPAPLLRPHWTPLPAAPAAPAAPAAADWHLLGAPGPALAEALTAAGATVRQHPGDPARALDGVPADARHVLADLRGDDDPQAVGRLVLALAQRWLADDRPDDARLTVLTHGAADTGTAITGTPVTTAPVTDPAAAVAWGLLRSARTEHPGRFALVDTDEDPASYAALPAALTRADRPEETALRSGTAHAPGVVRVRGAAGGPAWNPAGTVLVTGGTGGLGSAVARRLVTAHGVRHLLLAGRRGAAAPGADTLAAELRALGAEVTVAACDTADRTALAALLATIPAEHPLTAVVHTAGVLDDGLLTAQDPARLEAVLRPKADAVRHLHDLTAGLPLDAFVLFSSAAGLLGSAGQSTYAAANAHLDAFAAWRHAQGLPALSLAWGPWAGEGMAGALDGADAARLRRSGLVPLTQPEALDLFDAACGSGLPVVLPLRVDPAAATLPPVLAPLAAGTATRPAAATAAAQAQPRRATLADRLAGLPRAERAALLLDLVRTEVAAVLGYGGPAEVGAQRSFREAGFDSLTAVELRNRLSAETGLRLTATLVFDHPTPLALAEHLDGELPGAEAAVLALIGQLGEATAGAALDEDARRTVADHLTVLLAGLAAAGTWAAGGGEEPANPADAAEEDRGKVTELLNSASDDELFQLLDSGFRSI, from the coding sequence GTGACGGACACCCCCGCCGCCGCGGACAACTCGGCGAAGATCCGCGACTACCTCAAGCGGGTCACGGCCGAACTCGTCAGCACCCGCGACCGGCTGCGTACCGTCGAGGAGAGCGCCCGCGAGCCCATCGCGATCGTGGCCATGAGCTGCCGCCTCCCCGGCGGCGTCCGCACCCCCGAGGCCCTGTGGCAGCTCCTCGAGTCCGGCACCGACGCGGTCGGCGGCCTGCCCACCGACCGGGGCTGGGACCTCGACGCGCTCTACGACCCGGACCCCGACGCCCCCGGCACCAGCTACGCCCGGGAAGGCGGCTTCCTCCACGACTGCGCCGACTTCGACCCGGAGTTCTTCGGCATCTCCCCCCGCGAGGCCCTCGCGATGGACCCGCAGCAGCGGCTCCTGCTGGAAACCTCCTGGGAGGCCTTCGAACGGGCCGGGCTCACCCAGGAGGCGGTGCGCGACAGCCGTACCGGCGTCTACGCGGGCGTCATGTACGACGACTACGGCGCCCGCGTCCCCCACACCCCCGGCGTGGCCGCCCCCGAGGGACTGGAGGGCTACCTCGTCAACGGCAGCGCCGGAAGCGTCGCCTCCGGCCGGGTCTCCTACACCTTCGGGCTGCGCGGACCCGCCGTCACCGTCGACACCGCCTGCTCCTCCTCCCTGGTGGCCGTCCACCTCGCCGCCCAGGCCCTGCGGGCCGGCGAATGCGACCTGGCCCTCGCCGGCGGCGCGACCGTGCTGTCCACGCCGACCATGCTCATCGACTTCTCACGCCAGCGCGGGCTCGCCGCCGACGGCCGCTGCAAGGCCTTCTCCGACGAGGCCGACGGCACCGGCTTCGGCGAGGGCGCCGGCATGCTGCTGCTCCAGCGGCTCTCCGACGCCCGCCGCGAGGGACGTACCGTCCTGGCCGTGCTGCGCGGCTCGGCCGTCAACCAGGACGGCGGCGGGGCCGGGCTGACCGCCCCCAACGGGCCCGCCCAGCAGCGCGTCATCCGCGCCGCCCTCGACAGCGCCGGCCTCACCGCCGACCAGGTCGACGCCGTCGAGGCCCACGGCACCGGCACCAGGCTCGGCGACCCCATCGAGGCCGGCGCCCTCCTCGCCACCTACGGCCGCGCCCGCACCGGCGACGCGCCGCTGCTCCTCGGCTCGCTCAAGTCCAACATCGGCCACGCCCAGGCCGCCGCCGGAGTCGCCGGGGTCATCAAGACGGTGCTCGCCCTGCGACACGGCGTCCTGCCCAAGACCCTGCACGCCGCCACCCCCTCCAGCCGCGTCGACTGGAGCGACGGGGCCGTCGCCCTGCTCACCGAGCGGACCCCCTGGCCGGAGCGGTCCGACGGCCCCCGCCGGGCCGGCGTCTCCGCCTTCGGCGCGAGCGGCACCAACGCCCACGTCATCCTGGAAGCCGCGGATCCCGCCGGGGGCGCAGGGAGTACGGGGGCCGACGGCCGCCCCGGCGAGGACCCGGCCGCCGCGCCCGGGACCCCGGCGGGCGCTCCGGCCGGCTCCGCCGCGCCCGCGGGTCCCGACGGTTCCGCTGCGCCCGTGGATCCCGACGGTTCCGCTGCGCCCGCGGGTCCCGACGGCGCCGCCGCGCCGGCCGGACGGCCCGCCGCCCCGGCCGTCGTCGCCTGGGCGGTGTCCGCCCGGACGCCGGGGGCCCTGCGCGACCAGGCCCGCCGCCTCGCCGACCACCTCCGGGCCCACCCCGCCGACCCGGCCGCTGTCGCCTCCGCGCTCGCCCACGGCCGCACCGCCTTCGCCGAGCGGGCCGTCGTCCTCGGCGAGGACCCGGACACCCTGCTGCGCGCCCTCACCTCCCTCGCCGAGGACGAACGCCCCGACACCGGGCACGTCGTCACCGGCCGGGCCGCCACCGAGGACCGCCGCACCGCCTTCCTCTTCACCGGCCAGGGCAGCCAGCGGCCCGGCACCGGCCGCGAGCTGTACGCGAGCGAGCCCGTCTTCGCCGCCGCCCTCGACGAGATCTGCGCCGCCTTCGACCCCCACCTGCCCCGGCCGCTGCGCACCGTCCTGTTCGCCGAGCCCGGTACGGACGACGCCGCGCTGCTGGACCGTACGCAGTACACCCAGCCCGCCCTGTTCGCCCTCGAAGCCGCCCTGTACGCGCTCGTCACCGACCGCGGCATCCGCCCCGACGCGGTCGCGGGCCACTCGGTGGGCGAGCTCACCGCCGCCTACGCGGCCGGGGTGTTCTCCCTGCCCGACGCCGCCCGGCTGGTCGCCGCGCGCGGCCGGCTGATGGGCGAACTGCCCGGGGGCGGCGCGATGGCCGCGCTCCAGGCGGGCGAGGAGGAGGTACGGGAACAACTCGCCGGCCGGGAGGGGCGGATCGACCTCGCCGCCGTGAACGGACCGCAGGCCGTCGTCGTCGCCGGGGACTCGGCCGACGTGGACGAACTGGTCGAGCACTGGAAGAGCCTCGGTCGCGCCGCGAAGCGCCTCACCGTCAGCCACGCCTTCCACTCGCCCCACATGGACGGCATGTTGACACAGTTCGAAGAGATTGCTCGCGGCCTCGAATACCACCCGCCCAGGATTCCTGTCATGTCGAACCTGACCGGACAGCTCGCCACGGGCGAAGCTCTGCGCACCGCGGACCACTGGGTCCGCCACGCGCGCCGGCCCGTACGGTTCCTCGACGGGGTCCGCGCGCTGCGCGCCGAGGGCATCGACACCTTCCTCGAAATCGGCCCCGACGCGGTCCTCACCGCCATGACCCGCACGATCCTCGACCACGACGAGGCCACCGACGAGGCCGCCGCCGAGGCCGCCGCCGAGACCGCCGTCGGCACCGCCGCCGGCACCGTCACCGTCCCGGTGCTGCGCCGCGCCGCGCCCGAGCCGCAGGCCTTCGCCCGGGCGATGGCCACCGCCTTCGTCCACGGGGTCCCCGCCCGCCTCGCCCCGCCCGCCGACGGCCCGGCGTCGCAGACCGCCGCACTGCCCACGTACGCCTTCCAGCGCAGCCGCTACTGGCTCGACGCCCCCGCCCACCAGGCCCCCCTGGCCTCCGCCGGCCTCGACACCGCCGCGCACCCGCTGCTCGCGGCCCGCGTCGAACTCCCCGACGCGCAGGGCACCGTGTGGACCGCGACCCTGTCCACCGCCACCCACCCCTGGCTCGCCGCGCACACCATCGCCGGCCGGGCCGTCGTCCCCGGCACGGCCCTGCTCGAACTCGCCCTCACCGCCGCCGCCGGCTCCGGGATCGCGGAACTGACCTTCGAGAACCCCCTCGTCCTGCCCGACGCGGCACCCGTACGCCTGCGCGTTCACCTCGGCGCCGCCGACACCGACGGCACCCGGCCCGTCCGCATCCACTCCGCCCCCGCCGGCCAGGACGCCGGGGCCGACTGGACCCCGCACGCCACCGGCCGCACGGCCATCGCTCCGCCCGGCGCTCCGGCCGACGCGGACCTCGAGGGCCTCACCGGCGGCGTCTGGCCGCCCGAGGGCGCCGAACCCGTCGCCGTCGACGGCGAGTACGAGCGCTTCGCCGCCGCCGGCATCGGCTACGGCCCCGCCTTCCAGGGGCTGCGGGCCGCCTGGCGGCGCGGCGCGGACGTCTTCGCGTACGCCGCCCTGCGTCCCGAGGAGGGCGCCGAGGCCGCCGGCTACGGCCTCCACCCGGCCCTCCTCGACGCCGCCCTGCACGCCGTCACCGCCACCCGGCCGGACGCCCACGGACTCGTGCCCTTCTCCTGGACCGGCGCCGCCCTGCACGCACACGGCGCCGACGCCCTGCGCGTACGGATCTCCCCGGCCGGCCCCGACGCCTACACGGTCACCGCCACCGACCCCGAAGGCCGGCCCGTGCTCACCGCCGGCTCCCTGGCCCTGCGCCGGGTCGCCACCGACCGCATCGCCGCCGCGGCCACCGGCCGGCCCGCCCCGCTGCTGCGCCCGCACTGGACCCCGCTGCCCGCCGCCCCCGCCGCCCCCGCCGCCCCCGCAGCGGCCGACTGGCACCTGCTCGGCGCACCCGGCCCGGCCCTCGCCGAAGCCCTGACCGCCGCCGGCGCGACCGTACGACAGCACCCGGGCGACCCCGCCCGGGCCCTGGACGGCGTACCGGCGGACGCCCGCCACGTCCTGGCCGACCTGCGCGGCGACGACGACCCGCAGGCCGTGGGCCGGCTCGTGCTCGCCCTCGCCCAGCGCTGGCTCGCCGACGACCGCCCCGACGACGCCCGCCTCACCGTCCTCACCCACGGCGCGGCCGACACCGGCACCGCGATCACCGGCACCCCGGTCACCACAGCGCCCGTTACGGACCCCGCCGCCGCCGTCGCCTGGGGACTGCTGCGCTCCGCCCGCACCGAACACCCCGGCCGCTTCGCCCTCGTGGACACCGACGAGGACCCCGCCTCCTACGCCGCCCTGCCCGCCGCCCTCACCCGCGCCGACCGGCCCGAGGAGACCGCCCTGCGCTCCGGCACCGCCCACGCCCCCGGCGTCGTACGGGTCCGCGGCGCGGCCGGCGGACCGGCCTGGAACCCGGCCGGCACCGTCCTGGTCACCGGCGGCACCGGCGGCCTCGGCTCCGCCGTGGCCCGCCGGCTCGTCACCGCACACGGCGTACGCCACCTGCTGCTCGCCGGCCGGCGCGGCGCGGCCGCCCCCGGCGCCGACACCCTCGCCGCCGAACTGCGCGCGCTGGGCGCCGAGGTCACCGTCGCCGCCTGCGACACGGCCGACCGGACCGCGCTGGCCGCGCTCCTGGCGACGATCCCCGCCGAGCACCCCCTCACCGCCGTGGTGCACACCGCCGGCGTCCTCGACGACGGTCTGCTCACCGCCCAGGACCCGGCCCGCCTCGAAGCCGTCCTGCGGCCCAAGGCGGACGCCGTCCGCCACCTCCACGACCTCACCGCCGGGCTGCCGCTCGACGCGTTCGTGCTCTTCTCCTCCGCCGCCGGACTGCTCGGCAGCGCCGGACAGTCCACCTACGCCGCCGCCAACGCCCACCTCGACGCCTTCGCCGCCTGGCGCCACGCCCAGGGCCTGCCCGCGCTCTCCCTCGCCTGGGGCCCCTGGGCCGGCGAGGGCATGGCCGGAGCCCTGGACGGCGCCGACGCGGCCCGGCTGCGCCGCTCCGGCCTCGTACCGCTGACACAGCCCGAGGCCCTCGACCTCTTCGACGCCGCCTGCGGCAGCGGGCTGCCCGTCGTCCTGCCGCTGCGCGTCGACCCGGCGGCCGCCACCCTGCCGCCCGTGCTGGCTCCGCTCGCCGCGGGGACCGCGACCCGGCCGGCCGCCGCCACTGCCGCCGCGCAGGCGCAGCCGCGCCGGGCCACCCTCGCCGACCGGCTCGCGGGCCTGCCCCGCGCCGAACGCGCCGCGCTCCTCCTGGACCTCGTACGCACCGAGGTCGCCGCCGTCCTCGGCTACGGCGGCCCGGCCGAGGTCGGGGCGCAGCGCAGCTTCCGCGAAGCGGGCTTCGACTCGCTCACCGCCGTGGAACTGCGCAACCGGCTCAGCGCCGAGACCGGGCTGCGCCTGACGGCGACCCTCGTCTTCGACCACCCGACACCCCTGGCCCTCGCCGAACACCTCGACGGGGAGCTGCCGGGCGCGGAGGCCGCCGTACTCGCCCTGATCGGGCAGCTCGGCGAAGCCACCGCCGGGGCCGCCCTCGACGAGGACGCCCGCCGCACGGTCGCCGACCACCTGACCGTCCTGCTGGCCGGCCTCGCCGCCGCCGGCACCTGGGCGGCGGGGGGCGGCGAGGAGCCGGCGAACCCGGCGGACGCCGCCGAGGAAGACCGGGGCAAGGTCACCGAACTGCTCAACTCCGCATCCGACGACGAACTGTTCCAGCTGCTCGACAGCGGCTTCCGCTCCATCTGA